In Helianthus annuus cultivar XRQ/B chromosome 9, HanXRQr2.0-SUNRISE, whole genome shotgun sequence, the following are encoded in one genomic region:
- the LOC110879563 gene encoding aldehyde oxidase GLOX1 — protein sequence MTSTLLYHHLLLSVILLLHAPLCPAAAGGSWSVLLPSIGISAMHMQLLPNDRVVMYDRTDFGISNISLPNGKCRPNSTDCSAHSVEYDVGSNTIRPLMVLTNVWCSSGTLMPDGSLVQTGGWADGYRRVRIYKSCATCDWQEISNGLNQQRWYATNHLLPDGRQIIIGGRQAFNYEFYPKMSATENSPSFPFLVQTNDPNVENNLYPFVFLYPDGNLFVFANNRAILFNYSKNQVVKTYPTMPGGQPRNYPSTGSSVLLPLRMKEGVAESVEVLVCGGAPKGAFANANNGRFDGALDTCGRIRISDPNPQWVMETMPLARVMGDMLLLPNGHVLIINGASAGVAGWELGRNPVLSPVTYRPDNQIGSRFEVQNPSTKPRVYHSTAVLLRDGRVLVGGSNPHDKYVFTNVLYPTELSLEAFSPSYLDPSSSSSRPRILSPKTKTKIRYGKRIAVTFMVPGPVDLNSVSVTMVSPSFNTHSLSMNQRLLVLDSANSTKALGRSTYRVGVTAPPSGNFAPAGHYLLYLVHKEIPSSGIWVRMQR from the coding sequence ATGACCAGCACCCTCCTCTATCACCATCTTCTCCTTTCAGTTATCCTCCTCCTTCATGCCCCATTGTGTCCAGCTGCTGCTGGTGGATCATGGTCCGTCCTCCTCCCAAGCATTGGCATCTCAGCCATGCACATGCAGCTCCTTCCCAACGACCGTGTTGTAATGTATGATCGTACCGACTTTGGAATCTCCAACATCTCTCTTCCAAATGGCAAGTGCCGCCCTAACTCCACCGACTGCTCTGCCCACTCCGTCGAGTATGATGTCGGTTCCAATACTATACGACCGCTCATGGTGCTCACCAACGTATGGTGTTCTTCAGGAACATTAATGCCTGACGGCAGCTTAGTCCAGACCGGAGGATGGGCTGACGGTTACCGTAGGGTCAGGATTTATAAATCATGTGCCACATGTGACTGGCAAGAGATATCAAATGGGTTGAACCAACAGAGGTGGTATGCAACAAATCACCTATTGCCTGACGGGCGACAAATTATCATCGGCGGTCGTCAGGCATTTAACTATGAATTCTACCCAAAGATGTCGGCCACCGAGAACTCTCCCAGCTTTCCGTTTTTGGTCCAGACGAATGACCCCAATGTTGAGAATAATTTATACCCATTTGTGTTTCTCTATCCAGACGGGAACTTGTTTGTTTTTGCCAATAACCGTGCCATTTTATTCAACTACTCTAAGAACCAAGTTGTCAAGACCTACCCGACAATGCCCGGCGGGCAACCAAGGAACTACCCGAGCACTGGCTCTTCGGTACTACTCCCTTTGAGAATGAAAGAGGGGGTTGCCGAATCCGTTGAAGTGTTGGTTTGTGGGGGCGCGCCCAAAGGAGCATTTGCTAATGCAAATAATGGAAGATTTGACGGAGCATTAGATACGTGCGGGCGGATTAGAATATCCGACCCCAATCCTCAGTGGGTCATGGAAACAATGCCTTTGGCTCGAGTCATGGGTGACATGTTGTTACTTCCCAACGGCCATGTCTTGATCATCAACGGTGCCTCAGCAGGGGTTGCCGGGTGGGAGCTTGGTAGGAACCCCGTTCTCAGCCCTGTAACTTATAGACCTGATAACCAAATTGGGTCTAGATTTGAGGTGCAAAATCCAAGCACAAAACCAAGAGTGTACCATTCCACAGCGGTCCTACTGCGAGATGGTCGGGTTCTTGTTGGTGGAAGCAACCCTCACGACAAATATGTGTTCACCAACGTGCTGTATCCAACCGAACTAAGCCTGGAGGCATTTTCTCCTTCTTATTTGGATCCAAGCTCTTCTTCTTCACGCCCCAGGATTTTATCACCCAAGACTAAAACTAAGATACGCTATGGAAAACGGATCGCTGTTACATTTATGGTACCAGGACCTGTAGATCTGAATTCGGTCAGCGTGACAATGGTGTCTCCTTCATTTAACACACACTCGTTATCTATGAATCAAAGGTTGTTGGTTCTCGACAGCGCTAACTCTACCAAAGCTCTCGGAAGGTCTACCTATAGAGTAGGTGTGACGGCACCTCCATCGGGTAACTTTGCACCCGCGGGTCATTATCTACTCTATCTGGTTCATAAAGAAATTCCAAGCTCGGGCATTTGGGTCCGAATGCAACGATAA